DNA from Evansella sp. LMS18:
ATTGGAGAAAATAAAGTACCTCGTTATTGATGAAGCAGATGAGATGCTGAATATGGGATTTATCAACGATATGGAAGCGATTATTAAGGCACTTCCTGCTGGCAGGGTGACGATGGTGTTTTCCGCGACGCTGCCAAAAGATGTGGAAAATCTCTGTCATAAATATATGGAAAGTCCCCAGCATATTGAGATAGCGTCTTCAGGGAAAACTACCGCTTCGATTGAACATCATTTGATTAAGGTTAACCCAAAAGAAAAGTTAACACTCCTTAATGATTTAAGCGTAGTGGAGAATCCGGACAGCTGTATTGTTTTCTGCAATACGAAAGAGAATGTGGATGCGGTGTTTTCCGAACTGGAGAGTGCTAATTACTCTTGTGAAAAACTTCATGGCGGATTAGAGCAGGAAGACCGTTTTTCCGTAATGGATGGTTTTAAGAGGGGAAATTTCCGATATCTTATAGCGACGGATGTTGCTGCCAGGGGAATTGATGTGGACAATGTATCGTTAGTCATCAACTATGACGTACCCATGGAAAGAGAAGGCTATGTTCACCGGACAGGAAGAACGGGCCGATCCGGTAACAAAGGAAAAGCGATTACGCTGGCAACACCGAACGATGGAAAATACCTTAAAGGGATCGAAAAGTACATTGGTTTTTCTATACCAGTCATGGAGGCACCACTTAAAGAGGATGTTTCCAAAGGAAAAGCTGCTTTTGAGGAAAAAATGAGCGGCCGTCGAGTCGTCAGAAATAATAAAACAGCAAGGGTAAATAAAGATATTATGAAGCTTCATTTTAGTGGCGGGAAAAAGAAGAAGCTTCGGCCAGTTGATTTTGTTGGAACGATTGCTAATATTGAAGGGGTGACTGCAGAGGATATTGGGATTATCACTATCCAGGATGCGTTAACCTACGTTGATATTCATAATGGAAAAGGTTCGTTAGTGTTAGAAGCAATGCAAAATACAACGGTCAAAGGTAAAAAACTGAAGGTTAGTGCAGCCAGAAAATAGTTGAAACAAATGGGGAATTGCTGTAAAGGTTAAAGATTATAGTGAATGAGCTCGACTTATTTTTAAATAAATTTGACTTTATGAATACTAACTGTTATTCTAAAGAAGAATTATTTTTGTTCGTGTCTTTAAGGAAAGAATTAGTATATATGCTTTTCTCCTTTGAAAACTGAGCAATAATAGTATTAAAAAGTGGAAAAGATCCACACAGGAGGAAACAAACATGCAACAAGGTACAGTAAAATGGTTTAACGCAGATAAGGGATTTGGATTCATCGAGGTTGAAGGTGGAGACGATGTATTCGTACATTTCTCAGCTATTCAAGGCGAAGGATTCAAAACTTTAGAAGAAGGCCAAACAGTTACTTTTGACGTAGAGCAAGGTCAACGCGGACCACAAGCTACTAACGTAAACAAGGCATAATTATTAAAGGACTCTTTTATAGAGTCCTTTTTGTTTTCTTATTGAGAATGTCCGCCGCAAGCTGAATCTTTAGAATATATGTATGAATTTAATATATAGATTAGACTTTGCATAAAAAAAGACGAACATACTTTTCGATTGCAGCGGAAGACGGCGACTCGTGCGGGAACAGCGCGAGCTGAAAATCCATTTTTGACGGCGTTTAGCCGTCAAAAATTAGTTGAAGCCGTGCCCGCAGAACGCGTCCGTCTGAAGCGTAAATCGAACACCAAAGTAACATTTTAAGATAATGTTCGTATTAATTATGAATATCTTGAATTATGAAATTGATTCATATGTATCAAAAAAGCTGACTAATTAATGCCGAACCCTGATTAAAACTTAAAAATAGACCAAAGGTAAGAAAAGGTCTATATTTTCGTAATTAATGGATTAGACATTTTAGCCAGCCTCAGAAACCAAAATATGATACAGGTGTTAAAATGGTTAGATAGAGCATACCATATTTTCGTCAAAAAACCTAATAAATTTTAAGTGACCCAATTTTGAAAAGCTATAGGCCCAAATGGGATCACCTTAAGCTTTAAGGCATTCTATTTTGATTAAAGTAATGAAATGGATACCATTCGGCGATGAATTACTTTACTAAGTTTTTTAATAATAAGGTTTACTTCAGTAAAATAATGTATATTATATTTGTTAAATATTTTTTTTAAAGACAAGAAAAGTAGGTGAACAAAATGGGAAAATACCAATTGGATGCTAAAAGTCAGGCTGCTGTAACAAAATTTCATGAAAAACAGAAACCTGCCCAATTTGATAAAAAGCAGAAACTTGAAAAATTACGTGCGGAGTATTTGAAAAAGAAACAAAAACAAACAGATAAATAAGACGAACGAAAACATAGGAAGAATTAAATCTCCCTATGTTTTTCTTATTCGAAGTTCTTTTTTCAATTGATGATAGAGTTATTTTTCCCATGAATTCAGAGTCGGTGACAAAAAATCGGCATCAGATATTCATACCTTACTAAAGATTTCAGCAGCAGAAGCAATTGACTACCCGTTATTTTAATTTCACAGTAATCTCCTGCAGAAAACTCAAAATATTGTTAAGAAAAAATCTTGCAAGTTCCACTTTTACTATTTTTTGCTATGGCATTAATTCTTAGATCACCATCCGCACAGTTTCACCCTCTTTATCCAGATGGAAGCTTACTTTTTTATCCCCACAGATGAGTTCATAATCACCAAGGAATCCTTCAAATGAGACTTTTCCGCTGTCATCTGTCTGGCGTGTCACGTTCGTATACCAATCTCCTTTGATCAGTTTCTTTAATACTTCATAAGATGGTTTTGGACTGTTGTCTTTTCGGATGAATCCAGAAGGCTCATTAATCCAGGCCCCATCATCACTGAATTCCCAGGAGGAGATGGCTTCTACTAAAGGATGTTCAAATAGTATCGTGTACATTTCTTCTACTTCTTTTGCCTGGCGATGTTCAGGAGTTGACGGCCAGTTTGTTACTTCCCCCTTTTTTCGAGGATCTCAGTACATATATTGTGAAAGGCAAAAAAATCAGAGGAGGTTTTTGTTATGGAAGTTGTGAAACGGCGTGAGATCAGGGAGGAACTGCTGGCCTTGACGGGGGATTATAAGCTTGCGATTGTACTTAATGAGATGATGTACAATTGATTGTCTGCTGCGGCAGGCGGTATTGAAAGTGAGAATGTGAGCGGTGAAGGGGAGAGACAGGGTTTTGGCGGCTGTATGTTGAACCCTGCAACCAAATTGAGCCAGGAAACGGGAATGAACAGTTCAGTAAAAACGATTTGGTATTACTTGAATATTCTTGTGAATTCCCGATGGATTGAAAAAAGAAAGACGCCCGTACCAGGATGGATCACACAATGGAATACAAGGTCATTTTCGATAGAATACTTACTGACCTCGGGGAAATCAGTTTTAGAATTGAATGGTACAGGCTTGGGGTGGAGGAACAGGAAGGAAAAAGAATTTCAGGATGCTTTAATATTTATCACCATCTCATTGAAGAAGGGCTTACTTTTAAGGACAGGGAAATGGATGTTAGCGGGAAGAGGTGTGACCATCTTTTTCAGGACAAGGAAGGAAAGGATCGGTATATAGAGGTAAAACTGAAGGCGTCTTTCAGTGCAGGAGGCCAGTTAGGGTGTTATCGTAATCTTGTAAAAGAACCAAGCAAGCTGTACTTCCAGCAACTGGACCAGATTGAAGAAATGAAGAATATGAACAATCGCATAGATTACCTCATAGCTGGATTTTGAGAAGCTGAAAGATAATGTGAATTGTGCGGGAGAAGATTATGGATTGGACAGGGCAGTTTGTCCCTGTTTACCATGTTTCAATATTTATTTTTAAACGGTGTTGTATAGTTTACTAACGCTATTCTCTCAGGCCCCTACATTCTTAATTCTGCACATCTGGCTACTACTAAGCCAGCCATTATGACCCCAGAATATCATACTTTCTTTGAAAATAAAAATGAGAAACAAATTTCTTAAGGTGGATTTTCTCATCTTTGCCTTTAGCTTTTTTATGGGAATAATACATAATAGCGCGGGACAAACTACTCATAATTTATCAGTACATGTGAGGGAGGAGTTTGTGTAAATGAATACTGAAGAGTCTAATTTTCAGTATGACTGCCGGCTGTCTTCATCCTTAAGTGATAATTTAAACGAAATTTTGTCCTGCCTCGGTAATAGTGATGATATTGAACAGAGCAGATATATGGAAGCAAAAATTCCTTTTACAGTGTTATACCTATCCGGCTTGGTTGATGAACAGCAGGTAAATGACTATATTATAGCTCCTTTGCTTAGAGAACAGCATATTATTAGTCAAGATTATAAAATCAATTCTTTAATTGAGAAAATGTATGGAGTAAAGTCTTTTCCTTTAAAAACTTGTTCTTCGGTATTAAAAGCCATCATAAATGGTGAGACAGTAGTTTTGTTTGATGGATTTAACGAAGCAGTTAGTATGGCGGGGATGAAGAGTAAAGCGAGAACAGTAGAGGAGCCCTCAACCCAGACGGTAATCCAAGGACCAAAAGAAGCCTTTGTGGAGACACTGTCAATTAATACATCTTTAATCCGAAGAAGGATTAAGAATCCTAACCTTCGCATGAAAAATTATGTTATTGGCATGGATACACAAACTACTATAACCCTTTGCTATATAGATGAAAAAGTTGATAAAGACGTTTTAGATGAATTGCATAAACGTCTGTCTCAACTTGAAACGAAAGAAATTTATGATAGTGGAATGTTGAATGAACACCTGGAAAAATTCGGAATTAAAAACCGCTGGTACAGCCCGTTTCCCGTAAATATGTCAACTGAGCGTCCTGACACCATTGCCTCTTCTGTCAATGAAGGAAGAGTAGCACTTATTGTGGACGGATCACCTTTCGTTAGCATTTATCCTGTGAGTTTCTGGACATTTTTCCAGGCAGCGGAAGATTATTATCAGAGATTTGACTTTTCTTCATTTATCAGGGTAATTCGTATTATTTCATTTTTGATTTCTCTTTACCTGCCATCTCTATATATTAGTGTTACAACTTTTCATCCGGAACTGATTGCTACTGATTTATTGATTAACATTGCAGCCCAAAGAGAAGGGGTGCCTTTCCCTGCCTTCTTTGAAGCCATTCTAATGGAACTAATCTTTGAAATATTAAGAGAAGGCGGCATAAGAATGCCAAGGGCCATCGGACCTGCTATTTCCATTGTTGGTGCTATTGTGCTTGGAGATTCTATTGTACGAGCTGGCCTGGTATCTCCAGTTATAGTAATAATTGTAGCTCTTACCGCCATAGCTAGTTTTGTTTCACCGGCATACAATTTCTCCATTACAGCCAGGTTACTTCGCTTTGTAATGATGGCTTTTGCTGCAACTACCGGACTGTTTGGTGTTTTGTTCTTCAGCTCAGTTTTGATTATTCATTTATGCTCACTTGAATCTATGAGTAAACCGTATTTTTATCCATTCGCACCGTTTCATATAAAGTCTCAACAGGATACTATCTTCAGATTACCACTCTGGATTAATGAATCGAAGCTTTTTAATAAATTTATTTCACTCACTAGTAATAAGGAGTAATCTAATGAAATTCAGAATGGCCAGACTTGTTGTTATCATCTTAATATTAATGCTGTTAACCGGATGTAAAGGAAAGGTTGAGCTTGATGAAAGAGCAATAGTCTCTTCCATGGGGATAGATAAAGTGGATGATAAATATCTTTTGACGGTTCAAGTCATCAACCCTAAAGGGCTTGCAAGTGCAGATGGCGGAGGTGGAGGAGATAAAGCTCCGGTATATAACCTTACAACAGAAGGGCACTCTATTTCGGAAGCTCTCGACAAAGCCAAAAATCATTCACCTAGAAAATTATTTTTATCCCACATTTACTATATAGTGATCGGAGAAACATTTGCGAGAGAAAATGGAATGAAATCTGTTTTGGATTTTATCGAAAGAGATGTGCAAATGAGAATGCAGTTCAATTTATTTATTGCAAAAGATGGAACTGCAAAGAATATCCTTTCAATATTCACACAATTTAGTGATAATCCAGGAAAAGCAATTCAGGACAGAATCGAAACAGCTTCGATAGGCAGTTTAGGAATTGACAAAGATATGAGTACAGTTGACATATTTCGAGCAATTTTGGATGAGGGTGACCATCCTGTTGTATTAGGAATTGAGGATGTTTCTTCACCAGGAAGTGATGAAGTGGATGTGCTTAAAAATATTTCAGGTCACTCATTTGATATAAAGCAGGTTGGAATATTTCGTGAGGACAAACTTGAAGGCTGGTATAACGAACAGGAAACCAGGGGATTTATCTTTCTCAATAACATTCTGGGCGAAAGATCAATTTTTCATATCCAGTGCCCTGGAGGAAATGCCGCGGGAAGGTTGTATAATTCTTCCACAAAGATTGATTCTTCGTTTCGAAATAATATCCTTA
Protein-coding regions in this window:
- a CDS encoding Ger(x)C family spore germination protein; this translates as MKFRMARLVVIILILMLLTGCKGKVELDERAIVSSMGIDKVDDKYLLTVQVINPKGLASADGGGGGDKAPVYNLTTEGHSISEALDKAKNHSPRKLFLSHIYYIVIGETFARENGMKSVLDFIERDVQMRMQFNLFIAKDGTAKNILSIFTQFSDNPGKAIQDRIETASIGSLGIDKDMSTVDIFRAILDEGDHPVVLGIEDVSSPGSDEVDVLKNISGHSFDIKQVGIFREDKLEGWYNEQETRGFIFLNNILGERSIFHIQCPGGNAAGRLYNSSTKIDSSFRNNILTFNIKVNGKANLIESSCDLDLSAPEEIDKLKKELNNQIENEIRSTVDKIKEIKYDAVGLGQYFQMQHPSEWEKQKKSWNEMIEGAEFHYEINIDIDRIGMRFESADEKDTP
- a CDS encoding DEAD/DEAH box helicase, giving the protein MSEQSFDKYQLSEEINRALSLMKYEKPTEVQEKVIPLAINKEDLVVKSQTGSGKTAAFGIPICEMMDWEERKPQALILTPTRELAAQVSEDIANIGRFKRIKTTAVYGKEPFAKQKEEMKQRNHVVVGTPGRVLDHIERETLALEKIKYLVIDEADEMLNMGFINDMEAIIKALPAGRVTMVFSATLPKDVENLCHKYMESPQHIEIASSGKTTASIEHHLIKVNPKEKLTLLNDLSVVENPDSCIVFCNTKENVDAVFSELESANYSCEKLHGGLEQEDRFSVMDGFKRGNFRYLIATDVAARGIDVDNVSLVINYDVPMEREGYVHRTGRTGRSGNKGKAITLATPNDGKYLKGIEKYIGFSIPVMEAPLKEDVSKGKAAFEEKMSGRRVVRNNKTARVNKDIMKLHFSGGKKKKLRPVDFVGTIANIEGVTAEDIGIITIQDALTYVDIHNGKGSLVLEAMQNTTVKGKKLKVSAARK
- a CDS encoding spore germination protein, whose translation is MNTEESNFQYDCRLSSSLSDNLNEILSCLGNSDDIEQSRYMEAKIPFTVLYLSGLVDEQQVNDYIIAPLLREQHIISQDYKINSLIEKMYGVKSFPLKTCSSVLKAIINGETVVLFDGFNEAVSMAGMKSKARTVEEPSTQTVIQGPKEAFVETLSINTSLIRRRIKNPNLRMKNYVIGMDTQTTITLCYIDEKVDKDVLDELHKRLSQLETKEIYDSGMLNEHLEKFGIKNRWYSPFPVNMSTERPDTIASSVNEGRVALIVDGSPFVSIYPVSFWTFFQAAEDYYQRFDFSSFIRVIRIISFLISLYLPSLYISVTTFHPELIATDLLINIAAQREGVPFPAFFEAILMELIFEILREGGIRMPRAIGPAISIVGAIVLGDSIVRAGLVSPVIVIIVALTAIASFVSPAYNFSITARLLRFVMMAFAATTGLFGVLFFSSVLIIHLCSLESMSKPYFYPFAPFHIKSQQDTIFRLPLWINESKLFNKFISLTSNKE
- a CDS encoding cold-shock protein; this encodes MQQGTVKWFNADKGFGFIEVEGGDDVFVHFSAIQGEGFKTLEEGQTVTFDVEQGQRGPQATNVNKA
- a CDS encoding endonuclease NucS domain-containing protein codes for the protein MEYKVIFDRILTDLGEISFRIEWYRLGVEEQEGKRISGCFNIYHHLIEEGLTFKDREMDVSGKRCDHLFQDKEGKDRYIEVKLKASFSAGGQLGCYRNLVKEPSKLYFQQLDQIEEMKNMNNRIDYLIAGF